The following coding sequences are from one Candidatus Aegiribacteria sp. window:
- the serC gene encoding 3-phosphoserine/phosphohydroxythreonine transaminase — translation MPERVYNFFAGPATLPYEVVKESSKGVVNFSNMGMSIMEISHRSAQFDSMFCETQRNMLDIMGLSENEYAVLFLGGGASTQFCAVPFNFLKDGMTADYVVTGGWAKKAVKEAKFFGNVNIAASSEDANFSYIPREFNLTPGAAYVHTTSNNTLVGTQMKDFPETGDVPLVSDMSSGFLSRKIDFSKFSLIYAGAQKNIGPAGVVAVIVRRSWVEQANKEVPTMLSYSTHLDKNSLFNTPPAFPVYVVGLVMKWILEQGGLEAVEAANVKKAGLLYSYMDDSNGFYKGTAEKDSRSLMNVTFRLPSEELEKKFISEGAGNDLVGLKGHRSVGGCRASIYNAMPFEGVETLVEFMKRFKAAN, via the coding sequence ATGCCCGAACGTGTATACAACTTTTTCGCAGGACCAGCTACTCTTCCGTACGAAGTAGTGAAGGAATCATCAAAGGGTGTTGTGAATTTCAGCAACATGGGAATGTCCATTATGGAGATATCCCACCGCTCCGCCCAGTTCGACAGTATGTTCTGCGAAACACAGAGGAACATGCTTGATATCATGGGGCTTTCAGAGAACGAGTACGCGGTGCTTTTCCTCGGCGGCGGAGCCAGCACCCAGTTCTGCGCAGTTCCGTTCAACTTTCTGAAGGATGGAATGACGGCCGATTACGTTGTTACGGGCGGATGGGCAAAGAAGGCGGTCAAAGAGGCAAAATTCTTTGGCAATGTGAACATCGCCGCCAGCAGCGAGGATGCCAACTTCAGCTACATCCCCAGAGAATTCAACCTTACTCCGGGAGCTGCATACGTTCATACCACCAGCAACAACACTCTTGTGGGAACCCAGATGAAGGACTTCCCTGAAACAGGTGATGTTCCTCTGGTCAGTGACATGTCATCCGGATTCCTTTCAAGGAAGATTGACTTCAGCAAATTTTCTCTCATTTACGCCGGCGCCCAGAAGAATATAGGACCTGCAGGCGTTGTGGCGGTTATTGTCAGACGATCCTGGGTTGAGCAGGCAAACAAAGAAGTTCCAACGATGCTTTCCTACTCTACCCATCTGGATAAAAACTCACTCTTCAATACTCCTCCAGCCTTCCCTGTCTACGTTGTGGGCCTTGTAATGAAATGGATTCTGGAACAGGGCGGCCTTGAAGCCGTTGAGGCGGCAAATGTAAAAAAAGCCGGCCTGCTCTACTCCTATATGGACGATAGTAATGGTTTCTATAAGGGTACCGCGGAAAAGGACAGCAGATCTTTGATGAACGTAACGTTCCGCCTTCCCTCCGAGGAACTTGAGAAGAAGTTCATATCTGAGGGTGCCGGGAACGATCTTGTCGGGCTGAAGGGTCACAGATCGGTTGGCGGTTGCAGAGCCTCGATCTACAACGCAATGCCCTTCGAAGGTGTTGAAACTCTCGTGGAATTCATGAAAAGGTTCAAGGCAGCAAACTAA
- a CDS encoding DUF1926 domain-containing protein, with product MKICFCLHNHQPVGNFDHVMNSAYKDCYLPMLEVLENHQGISSGIHISGTLLEWLVLNHPEYIERTGALCRKGRMELLTSGRYEPILTIFRRFDIVKQIKNYSDYLSRIFGRRPEGLWLTERVWEPQLPSILSEAGVSWAVVDDIHLKRAGALDLFRPCITEDSGKTVKLFGSNRELRYSIPFSPVESVMEKLKEMHNTGANLVFYGDDGEKFGVWPGTRKLCYEDGWLDRFFTEVESADWLDSRLPSEGAETEADGPFYIPASSYTEMGEWTLHGLQREEYDDLREKLDAQGKSDSAEVFLSGGFWRNFLSIYPESKELQGRILSAEALILESENTEALHHFWRSQCNCAFWHGVFGGIYLPHLREAVWKELNRAERDALNSTHGYPLIKTEDINADGHDETLIISKTRSLLIHPDYGLTVSEITFLHPDGEPVPLGNVLTRQREEYHDSIPETGSSSEAKTIHDGMASKEEGLAGKVTIDRWRRMCFTDLVMSSATDWNSWRNCDGEIAHFQEPGLSLSCSISDSAAEFEGEFSSGELIVKKRMNAGLKKPVIKTGSVYSIGPGDRAGMEICLNLMTGQSPDRYFTIDSGAKRLMSFEGKFRGRLIEIFDCWRKVRTVIEMSGETDIWVTPLDSVNRSESGYESVHQGAAFYISGVADETGSFSLEISVHMEALNDS from the coding sequence ATGAAGATATGCTTCTGCCTGCATAATCACCAACCGGTTGGAAATTTCGATCATGTCATGAATTCAGCGTACAAAGATTGCTATCTTCCAATGCTTGAAGTCCTTGAAAATCATCAAGGAATAAGCAGCGGTATTCATATTTCCGGAACACTTCTGGAATGGCTTGTCCTTAATCACCCTGAGTATATTGAGAGAACAGGTGCGCTCTGCCGGAAAGGCAGAATGGAATTGCTAACCAGCGGCCGTTACGAACCGATTCTAACCATATTCAGAAGGTTCGACATCGTGAAGCAGATAAAGAACTATTCAGACTACCTTTCGCGGATTTTCGGCAGAAGGCCTGAAGGGCTCTGGCTGACCGAGAGGGTCTGGGAGCCGCAGCTTCCTTCGATTTTAAGTGAAGCCGGTGTATCCTGGGCAGTGGTTGACGATATTCATCTGAAGAGAGCCGGAGCTCTGGATCTGTTTCGCCCCTGCATTACTGAAGATTCAGGAAAAACAGTAAAACTGTTTGGCAGCAATCGGGAGTTGAGATACAGCATTCCGTTTTCTCCAGTTGAAAGTGTCATGGAAAAACTGAAAGAAATGCACAATACCGGCGCAAATCTTGTATTTTACGGGGACGACGGTGAAAAATTCGGTGTCTGGCCTGGAACCCGCAAACTCTGTTACGAAGACGGATGGCTTGACCGGTTTTTCACTGAAGTGGAATCCGCTGACTGGCTGGATTCCCGCCTGCCTTCGGAAGGCGCGGAAACGGAAGCTGACGGTCCATTCTATATTCCTGCCTCAAGCTATACTGAAATGGGCGAATGGACTCTTCACGGCCTTCAGAGAGAGGAATACGATGATCTGCGGGAGAAGCTTGACGCCCAGGGGAAATCCGATAGCGCTGAGGTATTTCTTTCCGGCGGATTCTGGCGCAATTTCCTGTCCATCTATCCGGAGTCAAAGGAGCTGCAGGGTAGAATTCTCTCGGCGGAAGCTCTGATACTGGAGTCTGAAAACACCGAAGCGCTTCACCATTTCTGGAGAAGCCAGTGCAACTGCGCTTTCTGGCACGGCGTATTCGGCGGAATATATCTTCCCCATCTCAGGGAGGCTGTGTGGAAGGAACTAAACAGGGCTGAACGGGATGCCCTTAATTCCACACATGGTTATCCCCTCATTAAAACGGAGGACATTAACGCGGACGGTCACGATGAGACCCTGATCATTTCCAAAACCAGGTCATTGCTTATCCATCCTGATTACGGATTGACCGTTAGCGAAATTACGTTCCTGCATCCGGACGGAGAACCCGTACCCCTTGGTAATGTTCTCACCAGGCAGCGCGAGGAATACCATGATTCAATCCCTGAGACCGGATCCTCAAGTGAAGCTAAAACAATCCATGATGGCATGGCGTCAAAAGAGGAGGGGCTTGCAGGCAAGGTAACGATTGACAGATGGAGAAGAATGTGCTTTACAGATCTTGTAATGTCCTCTGCAACCGATTGGAACAGCTGGAGAAACTGTGATGGAGAGATAGCGCATTTCCAGGAACCCGGCCTGTCGTTGTCCTGCTCCATCAGTGATTCGGCAGCTGAATTTGAAGGTGAATTCAGCTCAGGAGAACTGATAGTTAAAAAAAGAATGAATGCCGGGTTGAAGAAACCGGTTATAAAAACCGGTTCTGTATATTCCATCGGGCCGGGAGACAGGGCCGGGATGGAAATCTGCCTTAATCTGATGACAGGACAGTCCCCCGACCGATACTTCACAATCGATTCGGGAGCGAAGCGCCTTATGTCGTTCGAAGGAAAATTTCGTGGTAGACTCATTGAAATATTCGACTGCTGGCGAAAGGTCAGGACTGTCATTGAAATGAGTGGTGAGACCGATATATGGGTTACACCATTGGATTCGGTGAACAGGTCCGAAAGCGGTTACGAGAGTGTTCATCAGGGAGCGGCGTTTTACATCTCCGGTGTTGCGGATGAAACTGGTTCTTTCAGTCTGGAAATCAGTGTTCACATGGAGGCGCTGAATGATTCCTGA
- the lpxA gene encoding acyl-ACP--UDP-N-acetylglucosamine O-acyltransferase, producing the protein MIHPTAIVNSDLPGDVEIGPYAIIGPEVQLGKSVRIGPHAYLTGPALIGDSVSIGPSAVIGTDPQDLKYSGERTEVIIGSGTVIREFANINRGTVESGRTVVGSECLIMAYVHIAHDCIIGDRTILANAVNMAGHVEIGCDVTIGGVVPIHQFVRIGDHAMIGGGFRVNKDIPPFVLAGGAPLTAVALNSVGLRRKGFSRERLDNLDAVFRYLFKEEGILTSKARGLMEDNSISDDARQLADFVLSSSRGVIR; encoded by the coding sequence ATGATCCACCCGACTGCCATCGTTAACTCCGATTTGCCAGGCGATGTCGAAATCGGTCCCTATGCGATCATCGGTCCGGAAGTACAACTTGGAAAAAGCGTACGAATCGGACCCCATGCCTATTTAACCGGACCTGCGCTGATAGGTGATTCTGTTTCTATCGGTCCATCAGCAGTTATAGGTACGGACCCGCAGGACTTGAAGTATAGCGGTGAGCGGACAGAGGTGATAATAGGTTCAGGAACCGTAATTCGAGAGTTCGCCAACATCAACAGGGGAACGGTAGAGTCCGGCAGAACAGTTGTTGGATCAGAATGTCTTATAATGGCTTATGTACACATTGCTCATGATTGCATCATAGGCGACAGGACAATTCTGGCTAACGCCGTAAACATGGCGGGACATGTGGAGATAGGCTGCGATGTTACCATTGGAGGTGTTGTTCCGATTCACCAGTTCGTTCGAATTGGAGACCATGCCATGATCGGAGGAGGATTCAGGGTCAATAAAGATATTCCTCCTTTCGTTCTTGCGGGAGGGGCACCTCTGACCGCGGTTGCATTGAACAGTGTCGGGCTCCGAAGGAAAGGTTTTTCACGTGAAAGACTGGACAACCTGGACGCAGTATTCAGATATCTCTTCAAAGAAGAAGGGATTCTGACTTCAAAGGCTCGTGGTCTGATGGAAGATAACAGTATTTCCGATGACGCAAGACAGCTGGCCGATTTCGTTCTATCAAGCTCAAGAGGAGTCATCCGCTGA
- the ligA gene encoding NAD-dependent DNA ligase LigA, whose product MIPDEIRAEAAKLRELLRYHNRLYYIENRIEISDGEYDALMRKLREIESRWPELITEDSPTLRVGSKPLASFPSLFWNPPMLSLDNVFSAEEFGEFDKRIRRELKLEKDPVYSVEPKLDGLAVALVYESGVLTKAGTRGDGTRGEDITPNAKTLRAIPLRLNGDPPPGLVVRGEVIFRKADFQKMNRERKALGQEPFANPRNAASGSLRQLDSRITSSRPLSFIAYGTASWPEGITSQHFLFEYLKSLGIPVNPYNSVCGGTQEVEENCRRLEENRSEFPWEIDGVVIKLDEAALQKRMGTLSRFPRWATARKFRAEEAVTKLIDINVQVGRTGRLTPVARLEPVFVGGVTVSNATLHNEDELAKKDVRPGDMVIVRRAGDVIPEVVRSLGRPEGGRGEKFTFPMICPVCNGPVAREEDTSAHRCMNPSCPAKIRESLFHWGCRDALDIEGLGIKLSEQLVDKGLVKDVSDLYRLTSHQLAFLDRMGAVSANNLINELDKSRGTNLQRFLTGLGIPGIGRTVSGLLAGRFRNLNEIMDAGVDDFLGIEGIGPVLADNLQRFFNKKITRDVVNRLLNAGFKPESSRVDDEEKPLQGVTLVFTGGISTPRPDARSMAEDAGAKVTGSVSSKTDLIVAGPGAGSKLQKARELGIEIIDESEFIRRINRDGGILFEKRE is encoded by the coding sequence ATGATTCCTGATGAGATCAGGGCAGAGGCTGCGAAACTTCGGGAACTGTTGCGATACCATAACAGATTGTACTACATAGAGAACCGGATTGAAATATCCGATGGTGAATACGACGCCCTTATGCGGAAGCTCCGTGAGATTGAATCGCGGTGGCCTGAACTCATAACCGAAGACTCGCCCACGCTAAGGGTAGGGTCAAAACCTCTAGCGAGCTTTCCCTCACTGTTCTGGAACCCCCCGATGTTAAGCCTGGATAACGTTTTCTCAGCGGAAGAATTCGGTGAGTTCGACAAGCGTATCAGGCGCGAACTTAAACTTGAAAAAGACCCGGTCTATTCCGTTGAACCAAAACTTGACGGTCTGGCCGTTGCCCTTGTTTACGAGAGCGGAGTTCTCACAAAAGCCGGAACAAGAGGGGATGGAACCAGAGGAGAGGACATCACGCCCAACGCGAAGACCCTGCGGGCAATACCGCTCAGGCTCAACGGTGATCCACCTCCCGGTCTTGTGGTAAGAGGCGAAGTTATATTCAGAAAAGCTGATTTTCAAAAAATGAACAGAGAAAGAAAAGCGCTGGGACAGGAACCATTCGCAAACCCCAGGAACGCTGCCTCAGGCTCTTTAAGACAGCTCGACAGCAGAATAACATCATCAAGACCTCTGAGTTTTATAGCCTACGGAACCGCCAGCTGGCCTGAGGGCATCACATCCCAGCATTTCCTTTTCGAGTACCTTAAAAGCCTTGGCATTCCCGTTAATCCCTATAACTCCGTCTGCGGAGGAACTCAAGAAGTTGAAGAAAACTGCAGAAGACTTGAAGAGAACCGGAGCGAATTCCCATGGGAGATAGATGGAGTTGTCATCAAACTGGACGAAGCCGCTCTTCAGAAAAGAATGGGAACACTCTCCAGGTTCCCGCGATGGGCAACCGCCAGGAAATTCAGGGCTGAGGAGGCGGTAACAAAACTTATTGATATCAATGTTCAGGTTGGAAGAACCGGAAGACTGACTCCTGTGGCCAGGCTTGAACCTGTTTTTGTCGGTGGTGTGACTGTTTCCAACGCGACTCTTCATAATGAAGATGAGCTCGCGAAGAAGGATGTCAGGCCGGGGGATATGGTTATTGTGAGAAGGGCCGGTGATGTTATCCCCGAAGTGGTAAGATCCCTTGGCAGACCGGAGGGTGGAAGAGGGGAAAAATTCACGTTTCCCATGATCTGCCCTGTATGCAATGGACCCGTTGCCAGGGAAGAGGATACTTCCGCCCACAGGTGCATGAATCCATCCTGTCCCGCAAAAATAAGGGAGAGTCTGTTTCACTGGGGCTGCAGGGACGCTCTCGATATTGAGGGTCTTGGCATAAAACTGTCGGAGCAGCTAGTCGACAAAGGCCTGGTGAAAGATGTCTCGGATCTGTACAGGCTCACCAGCCATCAGCTCGCCTTTCTTGACAGAATGGGCGCCGTTTCCGCGAATAACCTGATTAATGAACTGGATAAAAGCCGCGGCACGAACCTCCAGAGGTTCCTTACCGGGCTGGGGATACCAGGAATAGGCAGAACCGTTTCAGGTCTTCTGGCCGGTAGATTCAGAAATCTTAACGAAATAATGGATGCTGGTGTTGATGATTTCCTGGGCATCGAAGGAATCGGTCCTGTCCTGGCTGACAATCTGCAGCGATTCTTCAATAAAAAAATAACAAGGGATGTAGTGAACAGGCTTTTGAATGCCGGATTTAAACCCGAAAGCAGCAGGGTAGATGATGAAGAAAAACCTCTTCAAGGGGTAACACTGGTTTTTACAGGCGGAATTTCCACACCACGTCCGGACGCCAGAAGTATGGCTGAGGATGCCGGCGCGAAAGTCACAGGAAGTGTATCCTCAAAAACAGATTTGATTGTTGCTGGTCCAGGAGCGGGAAGTAAACTTCAGAAAGCCCGAGAACTGGGAATCGAGATAATAGATGAGAGTGAATTCATAAGAAGAATAAATAGGGACGGAGGGATTTTATTCGAGAAGCGTGAATAA
- a CDS encoding OmpH family outer membrane protein encodes MKTALLSAVVVSSVIVAQTIAVIDSDRIFENLGEVTDAKELLENEILEWEARADSLQEEIDAIKTDLEYTMVMSPERRREREVLFEEKSLELQEFLSLTFGPGGLVETRNSQLVSPIVASINEAVQEISLEEGYDIVLDTSGGLVVYVSNSIDITDIVLEKLSTGSSD; translated from the coding sequence ATGAAAACCGCTCTACTTTCTGCAGTCGTTGTTTCTTCTGTTATTGTAGCACAGACAATCGCGGTAATCGATTCGGACAGAATATTCGAAAATCTTGGTGAGGTTACCGACGCTAAAGAACTTCTTGAAAATGAGATACTGGAATGGGAAGCCCGAGCGGATTCACTTCAGGAAGAGATCGATGCCATTAAGACTGATCTTGAGTATACGATGGTAATGAGCCCTGAACGGAGAAGGGAGAGGGAAGTCCTTTTTGAGGAGAAGTCATTGGAGCTCCAGGAATTCCTTTCACTGACATTCGGACCGGGAGGTCTTGTCGAAACTCGAAACAGTCAGCTTGTCTCACCAATAGTAGCCAGTATTAACGAAGCGGTTCAGGAGATAAGCCTTGAGGAAGGTTACGATATTGTATTGGACACATCGGGTGGATTGGTAGTATATGTATCCAATTCAATTGATATAACAGATATTGTTCTTGAAAAACTATCTACCGGAAGCAGCGACTGA
- the lpxD gene encoding UDP-3-O-(3-hydroxymyristoyl)glucosamine N-acyltransferase, translating into MKLSILAGKLNGKLEGPDGDKEVEGVSTLQNAKPDQICYYGNKLYKKYLESTRALAVISREMVESSAANIILVEKPYHAFRDVLILFRNETPSGFSGIHPSSVIHPDAILDQGVTVGPNAVIDACTRIDSGTSIAAGTFIGPGVTIGSDSIINSGVSVYHDCVIGSRVIIHSGAVIGSDGFGFVPDPEGHLKVPQNGNVIIEDDVEVGAGSTIDRAVVGSTVIGRFSKLDNLVHIAHNVTVGSGCLIAAQTGIAGSTAVGSGVIFGGQSGIVGHITISDGAVIAAQAGVSKDIPSGVTVSGYPARSHEKQLRVNAALVDLPDFRRKVMKFMKDFSITEKE; encoded by the coding sequence ATGAAACTATCCATCCTGGCCGGAAAGCTCAACGGAAAACTTGAAGGACCGGATGGAGACAAAGAAGTTGAGGGTGTTTCCACACTTCAGAATGCGAAACCTGACCAGATCTGCTATTACGGCAATAAGCTATACAAGAAATACCTTGAGTCCACCAGAGCACTTGCTGTAATATCCAGGGAAATGGTTGAATCCTCAGCGGCAAACATCATTCTGGTGGAGAAACCATATCACGCCTTCAGGGATGTCCTGATCCTGTTCAGGAATGAGACCCCATCTGGTTTCAGCGGAATCCATCCAAGTTCTGTTATACATCCCGACGCGATACTCGATCAGGGTGTAACAGTAGGGCCGAATGCTGTCATTGATGCCTGCACCAGGATTGATAGCGGTACTTCGATAGCTGCAGGTACTTTCATCGGACCGGGAGTTACAATTGGCTCCGACAGTATTATCAATTCGGGAGTTTCGGTTTATCATGACTGCGTCATAGGCAGCCGAGTGATAATTCATTCAGGGGCAGTGATCGGATCCGACGGATTCGGTTTCGTACCTGACCCTGAAGGTCATCTCAAGGTTCCCCAGAACGGGAATGTCATTATAGAGGATGATGTAGAAGTCGGTGCCGGATCAACAATCGACAGAGCTGTGGTTGGCAGTACTGTAATAGGCAGATTTTCCAAGCTGGACAATCTTGTTCATATAGCTCATAATGTAACGGTTGGTTCGGGCTGCCTGATTGCGGCACAAACTGGAATAGCGGGGAGTACTGCAGTTGGATCAGGGGTGATTTTTGGCGGCCAGTCGGGTATAGTCGGGCATATAACCATCAGTGATGGCGCCGTAATTGCTGCACAGGCTGGCGTATCGAAAGACATACCATCAGGTGTTACAGTATCCGGTTATCCGGCCCGTTCTCATGAAAAACAACTTCGTGTGAATGCCGCACTGGTTGATTTACCCGATTTCAGAAGAAAAGTTATGAAATTCATGAAGGATTTTAGTATTACAGAAAAGGAATAA
- a CDS encoding bifunctional UDP-3-O-[3-hydroxymyristoyl] N-acetylglucosamine deacetylase/3-hydroxyacyl-ACP dehydratase: MNHYQTTLEQQVVCSGIGLHLGKETSITFKPAPADTGIVFVRMDVPGRPKIKACVENVRQVEEQSRRTTLGHNYYEVHTVEHVLSALYGLGIDNCIIELDSDEPPEPEDGSIRKYVEVLENGGIKEIKGKLCKIVKIEKPISIDAFGASLTAVPYDGLKISFTINYDNPVLGTQYLSIDLTPETFKNEIAPARTFCLYEDVKHLQEKNLIKGGTLENAVVVGDDGILNDEPLRFTDEFVRHKILDLVGDLSLLGARLHGHIISAKSGHASNVQLVKKIGEAHKIIKNSLPLSEKKWDINDIMNLLPHRYPFLLVDRVLEVEANKRIVGLKNVSINESFFQGHFPGKPIMPGVLIIEAMGQVGGLMLFNSVDKPTNWLVYFTGLDKVRFRNPVQPGDQVIFELEMIQRRGPMCKMKGVAKVDGKVVVEAMLMAMLLEKE; this comes from the coding sequence ATGAACCATTACCAGACCACACTTGAACAGCAGGTGGTTTGCAGCGGAATTGGTCTTCATCTCGGCAAGGAGACTTCCATTACTTTCAAACCCGCACCCGCGGATACAGGAATTGTATTCGTGAGAATGGATGTGCCGGGCAGGCCCAAGATTAAAGCTTGCGTTGAGAATGTCAGGCAGGTAGAGGAGCAGTCAAGAAGAACGACTCTCGGTCACAATTACTACGAAGTTCATACTGTTGAGCACGTTCTTTCTGCGTTGTACGGTCTCGGGATTGATAATTGCATCATTGAACTTGATTCCGATGAACCCCCTGAACCAGAAGACGGTTCTATTAGAAAATATGTAGAAGTGCTTGAAAATGGCGGAATTAAGGAGATTAAAGGCAAGCTCTGCAAGATAGTCAAGATCGAAAAACCAATCAGCATTGACGCATTTGGAGCCAGCCTTACAGCTGTACCGTACGATGGTCTGAAGATCAGCTTCACGATCAATTACGATAATCCTGTTCTTGGGACACAGTACCTTTCAATTGACCTTACCCCGGAGACTTTCAAGAATGAAATCGCGCCAGCCAGAACGTTTTGCCTTTACGAAGACGTGAAACACCTGCAGGAAAAAAATCTGATAAAGGGCGGAACGCTTGAAAACGCCGTTGTAGTTGGAGACGATGGAATTCTCAACGATGAACCATTAAGATTTACCGATGAATTCGTCCGTCACAAGATACTCGATCTGGTTGGAGACCTTTCCCTGTTAGGCGCAAGGCTTCATGGTCATATCATATCTGCCAAATCCGGTCACGCATCCAATGTGCAATTAGTTAAGAAAATCGGCGAAGCACATAAGATAATCAAGAATTCACTCCCGCTTTCAGAAAAGAAATGGGATATCAACGATATTATGAATCTGCTTCCACACAGGTATCCCTTTCTTCTCGTGGACAGGGTGCTGGAAGTTGAAGCCAACAAGAGAATAGTCGGTCTTAAGAATGTCTCCATCAATGAATCCTTCTTTCAGGGACACTTTCCAGGGAAACCCATAATGCCCGGTGTGCTGATAATCGAGGCAATGGGACAGGTAGGCGGGCTTATGCTGTTCAACTCGGTTGATAAGCCTACCAACTGGCTTGTTTACTTTACAGGACTGGACAAGGTCAGGTTCAGAAACCCGGTTCAACCAGGGGATCAGGTTATTTTTGAACTTGAAATGATTCAGAGAAGAGGTCCCATGTGCAAAATGAAAGGTGTCGCAAAGGTTGACGGCAAGGTTGTGGTGGAGGCGATGCTTATGGCTATGCTGCTGGAGAAGGAATGA
- a CDS encoding sigma-70 family RNA polymerase sigma factor has protein sequence MLLSVLLMMAGEEENPDIKLLMKAKNGDRDAFGELFRKYEKRVFRVARRMCGSDDEAWDITQDAFIRAMQAMDKFDTRYRFFTWIYRITTNLAINYSKKKMRRREVHFEEAYSAEGQQVIEDNLADRAAGEQLARSVSKAVEKLTPALKVVFVLRVDQQLSYSEIAESLDIAMGTVMSRLNRARDKIREELGLMLGEWQ, from the coding sequence ATGCTTCTGAGTGTATTACTGATGATGGCAGGTGAGGAGGAGAATCCTGACATCAAACTGCTCATGAAAGCAAAGAATGGAGACCGCGATGCATTTGGGGAATTGTTCAGGAAATACGAGAAACGGGTATTCAGAGTGGCCAGGCGGATGTGCGGAAGTGATGACGAAGCCTGGGATATTACTCAAGACGCGTTTATCAGAGCTATGCAGGCAATGGATAAATTCGATACCCGATACCGTTTTTTTACCTGGATATACAGGATTACAACTAACCTGGCGATTAACTACTCGAAGAAGAAGATGAGAAGGCGGGAAGTGCATTTCGAAGAAGCTTACAGTGCCGAGGGACAGCAGGTGATTGAAGACAACCTGGCTGATAGAGCCGCAGGTGAACAGCTGGCAAGGTCTGTGAGCAAGGCTGTAGAAAAACTTACCCCCGCATTGAAAGTTGTATTCGTATTAAGGGTCGATCAGCAGCTGAGTTACTCGGAGATAGCCGAGAGCCTTGATATTGCCATGGGAACCGTAATGTCAAGACTTAACCGGGCAAGGGATAAGATAAGGGAAGAACTGGGTTTGATGCTTGGAGAATGGCAATGA